Part of the Plectropomus leopardus isolate mb chromosome 7, YSFRI_Pleo_2.0, whole genome shotgun sequence genome, GAGAAGGACAACAAGACCATAGAGAAAGCAGAGGAATTTTTCCCCCACAGAATATCTGTCTCAAttagtgctgtgtgaatataCAGACAATTTCAGCATAAtgcaaagttattttttcacCAATGATGGCCAGTACAATCCCTGTGCAATAACCCTGTAACACAAAATACCCCCCTGTAAATTATTCATTTCCTAGTCCAAATATTAACTgttatttaacattaaattatcATCACTATCAATACGGAAGCATTGCTATATACACCATAGACATTATTGGCCTACATACTGTAATGTCCATCGACCTCATTAATGTAAAGAAACTTTAATAATCCCATATTTGTTCCAGCACCCTTTGCACTCTGCTCCAATGTATTACAGTTTacaatttcattgtttttaaaaaaatatatgtttttatataaatttatatCTATACATAAtagtaaaatatttctttttaactgttcatctttgtttttaatggtatgcttatttctgtttgtgtacatTCAAAGCAACAAATAACAGCAGTGAGATTCCATGTATGCATTCAAAATTGCTTGGCCACGAAAGCCGGTTCTGAAATAAGAGACACACTCAAAGGCAATCTGATTTTTGTAAGACTTCagatgataatttttttttcagttttatataaGGTGGCGAGAAATGtgtatgaaaacacacatcttTCTGCAAAATCCAGTAAATGAAGCCATCTTCTCTTTACTCCAACAGCTGGAAGAggtctccttttgtttttgacacCCTGATCACACCTCTGTACTTATTTAAACATGGATTAAATCTTGGTTTATAAAGACATTTAAGAATTCCAAGTTGCATTCAACAAGCCTTTTGATCCCCAACTAGATAATGGGCCTCATTTGTAAAAACAGAGAAGTAGGGAAAATCTCACAGCATGCAGCCGGCTACATATTTTACTATAAAACCTCTGCAGCATGTAAATATCTCTGTCTGTGCATCAGTAAATatccaaaataataattgagTTTTGTTCACcagaacaaatcaaacaaaccacTATGCATAAACTAAGCCACTCTTTTATTCCATACAAAGCATATCAATACACAAATCAGATGTCCTAatctcacccacacacacatcactgctTTGCTATCAAATCATCATCTTGAGcgaataataaagtttaaatgagTATCTTCTCCTGCTTttttcctctgcctctctccatCCACACatcatctatccatccatccctcctgCTATTCTTCCATGAGAGGGTCTCCTGAGTCTAGGATTTGAATAAAACTGATTCCAAAGGAGGAACATTAGAAGAATACAGATGCACAATATGACTGAATAAatacacccccaccccccatctCTTCATTTCTTTGCCTCTCCTGCTTTCCTgatttctctccatctgtctcatCTAAGTTACAGGATTACCCTGTTATTCAGTGGAATAAATAGGCCaagatttattttcttgccATATTTCGTTCTAATTTTCACCTCCTAGTCTCCTCTTCTGACACTCCAAGGGAATCGACAACAGAGGTAATCTCTCCCGGGGTAGAATACATCAtcacagagggaggggagaggcgGGACAGACTATTTCATGATGTCCTTTAGCAAAGTGTTTGAGTACTTTGATAATATCCACAGTCTTATCACACCCTCATACAAACTGCAACAAGAAGCAGCGGGAGAAATCTTCTCAGTAAGTAGTACTTCTTCTCAGAAAAGCCTTCCCTTAACAGAAGAGAGGCAGCACTAACCCCTTCTCTCATTTGATGTTACCCACATTAGTTCCTGTGTCGTGAAGCAAGGTTTGAATTCCAGCCACTATACCTGAAGTGCACATAAATCTGACACAAGCTGACACTCAGGTtaaagagacattttcaaatgtcaCATTGGTTCAATATACGAATGCTtgtgaatatatttttgtcacTCCCTTGGATAAGCTATGAAAAACTCACTCTGGCACAGTATCATACTATAGATTGTAActttacatgttttatgtttctcctctctgcttatCAGTCAGTTTCAAGTCGAGTCCAGTATAATTTTCATGGCATGAAAATCTTTCAAACTGAAGGcctctttaaaaatattatggACTAGGCAAAGTTTAGTTTTCATTTAAGTGGGGTACAGACAACTTTACTAGAGAGAACACTCTGCTCTCATTATGCAATGGTATGGGGGAAAAAGTGCTCATTATTATCAGTTTGGAATCAAAAGAGAAGAcaacctaaattaagaattccagtATGTTATTTTCATGGCCAAGGAAAGTTTAataatatttgtgaacatgagcttctcgctctcaaagccagaaactacagaagtctcaaacttgtgatgtcatcaagtatagAGTCTGGAGCCACTCCATAGATAATGAATTgcagcctgattttgtggacccacagaatatttgttttcattttcttttagatCAAAATGAGTGTTATTCTATTGTAGAGTTTTCAgatctgaaacagaaaatgtactcaTATACTCAGAACATTCCCCTGGGTGCTCTGTTTCATGTGTAACATCTTTACCGATTCATTGCCAATGGAGCGGCTCCACACTTTATAAcccatgacataaaaaaatgtatgtcaacatatttttttgcactgtctTAGACCATGGGAATAACATTAATGGCTCTTCATTTGCTCATACTACAGCCTTCCACTAAGTGTAAAGAAAATCAGGccagtatttttttcccataatcctgctgacatacaatcaaacaaaccaaaccactTGCTGGAGTGAAAATTACCTGGGCCCTTTGGGTGAAGGCaaaattcaattttgtttttatactaGTCTAGAAAACATACGGAACATGAGagaaagatttaaatgcttcaGTCACTGCATCTCCGTGGGAGCCTGTGTGAAATTGCTATAAGAGTATATATAGGGGATACACTGTGCTCCATATGAGGTATACACTAGAGGTGGGGAGGTGTGAAAAGGCAGAAGGTGAGCATTACAGATGAGTCATAAGATATACTGACACAAGCATAGAAATTAAGGTCAGaacatatcaaaatataaagCAACAATGTCACAACCTTGAGTGTgcccatgtttgtgtgtgtgcctcacCTTGTCTTGTCTCACTGATGAGTGGCCTGAGTTTCCTAATCAGGCCCGTTTGGTGCTTCAGCTCTGAATGGAGACGAGTGACCTCGCAACACAGAGCCTCATACGTCTGCTGCATGCTCCTCTCCCTGCAGAACGGCAGAAAACTCCCTTTAAACGTTTCTGCTTCTCTAGACAGCCTGTGTTGTTTGAGAGATCCGGCTGTCAGAAAATATCTCATGTGGTCAGGAGCATAAGCTGTGTGGTATACTGTAGCTTGTAGATTCACTGGGGTACCACTCAAATATTCTTGATATTATTGCACATActcaaaaagaaatacattttatacgATTATCctttacttggactcaatgaaTGTTTAATCTCAcctgtttgttgacatttttagatGTAAAACTGGCAGATAAGATATGCATTTCTTCTAAATTTGCAGGatatattaaaaatagaaatcttATCTATTTAGCAAATTACAGAATTTCTTAATGAGGCTTGTTTCTTCGTGATATCTGTAATTCTGctatattctttctttctttttctgataCATTTAAAACTGTCACCTGCTGATTTAAAGCCACGGAGGAGACAAAGTGTCCTGATGGATTAAATGCTAAACCACCAAAAAGCATCAGCTGCATTACAAACCAACACCAtggtaacaaaaaaagagaaaggaaagtgGAAGAATTTGAGGCAACGCCTACAAACTGTTCTATCCACACctcatgtaaaaatgcaaaatctcaTCAACACTTAGCACTAACTTCAAACACCTGCCTGGAActgcaaataaaaagcaaaaaaaaaaaaaacacgaggagaaaacagaggaaaaactggAGCTTTTTCTGCTGCTAAAAACTAACACCATCTGAAATCTGCTGACACGTGAAACAATTAGAACGCACCACAAATAGAATTTTCTTCATGAAATGTGAGGAGATGCTAATTTACAGGAGATTATCTTCACTGGAAAAGAAGGTGGGGGGTGATTCCATATGCTCTAGACCCTGTATACATCAAAACACCAGAGTGCAAATGTGTTTGTAATGGACACAGGTGTTAAGGGGTTTAGCTGGTGTTGATAATGTTTAACGTTCAGGTACTTCTGAGGTTATCTGCATATCATAGGCTGTTATGCAgagttaaaaatgtataaagctGCACCCTCCTCTAGTGGCCAAAAGAGTCAATTACAACACCAGCAAACACCTTGCAGTGCACAACAGTGACAACATGTTCAGCAATACACCTACGTATATAGCAGTGTAGTCTCTCTCATGTCATTTGCCCCAAACTTGCTCCTCATGTCACCTATTGTAACTTTCCTACAAATGTTTACAGGCTCATCCTGGTGTAATAACCAAATACATGGCTAAATTATGcatgtatctatttttttggaAGCAACTGacttaatataaaatataatgttaagTACATCATCTGAAGTCATaaaatttgttgcattttcagttGCAAACACAGACTGGAAATTTCTTCCATGTGTTCAATTTAGTGCAAATGGTAATCTTAGTGTTCACAAGCtgtcccagaaaaaaaacatcaaacatggaACATGTTGAAAAGGATAACTTCCTGCTTTAGAAAAAATGCCTGTTTGTTAGCCTTTGATTTCAAGGTCTGAATTGggataaaatacattaaaaatgataagcTGCAGAATCAAATTTATTATTagtaagaaaaacagtaatgaacactttttttctctattgTTTATAGTGATAGCTGCCTATGATGACTATCACCAACTGAAGGATCGTCATTTTATTTACCACTGCAACAGTGCGTACTTGTGTCGTCATTTTTAGTCATTGAAATAAGGCTTGGCATTGATTTGATACTGATTCTTGTATGTTATTCAAAAAACACTATACCTTGCATTATACTTTGTGTCACAGGTCTGGTCCAAGTCTGGTCCATTAAGGCCATGGAGTTCCTCCTAAAACAGAGTCAAGTTATACAACATAGCGAGTGGATGAATGAAGATGtaaattttgtggtttttattataatataactCTTATGTTCCCCTTTAACCCATAGTCCCTTTTCCACTAGTTCCTCTCCTTCATTCTTTGGCAATGTATTTTCCACTGTTTAAATTCAAGCAAACCTATCCCTGCTCCTTGTTTTCAGTCCCACTTCTCCCCACCACTCGTCAACCTGTCCGATTCTGCCCTATAACCTCTCCTCTAGTTATGCCACTTTCTCTGTTCCTCTTATCTACATCTTCTTTTCTCTGTCCACCCTTTTTATTAccatattctttcttttttttaaactcttcttCCCTTCACTTACCCCACTTCTCTCCAACAATCTACTGTTTTCCAGTGTCaccctctccagctcctcctgcagtTTGTGGATCTTTAGCTCAGTGCTCACCCTGTCCACCTGCCAGTAGTCCTGAGGGCTGTTCAGGCTCTTCATCACTggacacaaacaataaaaaaaaagttaagttttgatgtttttttaattctgtgtaaaaatgatgCCATTATGATTGCCACTTAAACGATAGTGGCTTTTGTTGTTCATCagtcataattaaaataaatcatatactTGGTGAGATAAGGTAATGAAGTTGAATACACTTGTAAAGCTGGTGTATTATTTCTACATGGTGGTGGAGGAAATGTTCAGATATTCTGTAATTAAAGTAGAAAtcaaaaagtgtaaataaaaatcaactaCAAGTAAAAGTGATATCTGGGACAATgcaattttttgtaaaatatcaaagtataagcagcaaaatgtattaaaaataaaagtgcttcTTATGTACATTTGGAGGACATGCAGTTGATGTATTCATGTGTAAACAGTTGTTCTATGTTGTAGCTAGTCAGGTGGAGTTCATTTCAACTAATTTCTCTACTTTTAGGTCATTAAATCTACAAAAAGCATCATGTTTCATATGTTTACAAAAGGCTATGTATTTGACATATATTTATCCTCCTATCCAAAAGTCATTTCCAAACTCATACGCACAAGTGAAGCCAATATAGTATTctattgtgtgatttttaaatttttttttttttataatacttAATCGGTGCCATTGTTCATACAGTTGGTCGGCTGTTATTCAGAGTAGAAGACAACCCTGTGTGCTCTACCTGTACCTTGGCTGGTCTCCATCTCTGTCCTCAGCTGAAGCAGCTCCAACTCTTTGGCCTGGAGCTGCTCCGTCAGCAGCCTCTCACTCTCGCTCTTCTCCTTTTTCTAACAGTGAAACAGAGACAGTGAGGAAGAGGGGACAGAAGATAAAAGGGAGAGTCAGCATTCATACCAATGCACTACacactctctccatctctctctttgctcCAGGTAAGATCTGTCCACCTGTGCTGTATTTGTATCATGATATTGTAAGTATGGTGTTTCTTGAAGTTTTACAGCataaaaacagttacaaaaaaatctctttattcACCTTAAACATATGCATGTGTTTTATGGTTTGCAACATACTTGATCTTTGTGCCAGGCTCTAGTCAGTTTGAGGAAAATTCAAATTAATCAGTAGACGCACCAGTTTGTTAAGCTCCATCTGCAGGTCCTCCTTCTCTATATAGATACCTCGGTAAGCACTGAAGGCCTTGTTCACGTACTGCGGACCTTCTGATGGAGGAGCATCCGGCCTGAAGAGCTGCAGTGGAGATAggtgaaacacacagagaggagaaaagagatcAGTTTCATTTAATGCATATGTCTGTGGTAGAAGGTTACTTTTCTCCCACCACATCCTATCTTGATGGATCAAATGCTGCAGCAGATAAAACTCAAACGGATAAGAAATTAGACACTCTCAGGGAGGCAACTCTGCCCACATGTTGTGCAGCACTTCCATTTTAGCCTTCCATCTGTATTAAgactttttctgtttaaatagcTCTCTTTGTATTGTACTCCatcctttttttaatccactTTTAAGAGCCAAGTGTAGCGCTCCAACACATTGTTTGGCAGTACTATACTTTTCCAGACCCCCTCTCTGTTTGTAGACAGAGCAGATTTATTTCTCATTGTTTTACAGCTTTGACTATAGGCCAACAATATTAATGATGCTGGCATGCCGACTCTcctaaaggcattttttttttttttttgcagttgaatTTGCTGACTTTATCTAAACTTTCTCTCAGCATTTTGTGTCTGTCCATAATTCTGAtgtcctggaaaaaaacaacaaccctgTTTTCATTTATCTCTGTCAATAGCACAGACCCTTTCTAAACCTTGCTATCTGGATTTTTAGCCATTCATTTAAACAGTATGTTCTTTTACTTCATTCTTCTCACACCGTTATCTCTTTCTTCCATCGTCTCGTTGGCTAAAAATCTCCCGCCATCACCCTTTTGTTTACATCTGTACCTTATCCTCCAGCTGCTTAACCCTCTTCCTCAGCAAGGTGTTCTCTCGCTCGGTGTCTCTCAGCCTCTTTTTGATGTCCTCGTAGGCTGTGACCAGGGCGAAATGGGAAGCGACAGATTCATCGCCAGCACACACCGATACGGGACTCTCGCCAGCGGTGTTATAGGCCGTCTCATGCTTAAGGATGCAAATGTCATCATCCACTGCCAGGGGCTCCATGCCTGCACAGGCCAACTCTGTAGCAGATAGAAGACCTGGGGATGACATAAAGAGTTTCATTTTCAAAGCGAGAAAGCCGAAGACAACAAAATGACTGAATTAAATGAGGTACCATTTTGGTTTGATAACTTTAATTAGCGCTGACTATAATAAAGCCTTTGTATGGCCTTTGTTTGACACACTGGCTTATtaagtaacttttttactagtttctgcacattaatgtgaaatgtgaagGCATAGCTATGTGTTGTTCTTCATAGACCATAGATCACTCTGCAATTAAACAAAGTCCCAGAGCTCTAACTTTGTTTTGAAGACACTTTCTGCACGACAAGTACAATgcctcacttcctgtctgcaaGAGACATTTTTGCAAGGAAAGAGCTGCTATAGGTGAAGTGTTTAGAAGaacagatgtgaaaaaaaatcatgaagaaaATTTAGAGTAAATCAGATTGCATGTCACATTGATTATCTCATGAGGAAAACCAGTTTGTTGTAGCAGTATTGGGAAATGAAATCTGTTTGGCTGTGTAAAGGTAtgtatacacagacacacaaacatattgaGAACAATACTTAAAGCTTAAGCAACAGCAATTCATATATGTTCTTAAGTTTGGATTCATAGGGAAACTGCAACTAATGGGCAGAGTTTCATCTTAAATTTGATGAGGTAAGATAAACACACCGTACAAGACTGTCGTAATCTTGAAGAGACCAAGTTAATGTAACTGTATTACTGGCTTCTCAAAAGTTCGAcaggtgtgttttgtttcatcaTTACTTCATACAAGAGTTTAAGACAGGTTTGGAGTTGATAGTAGGTATGACCACACTGTTTAAGGTGGGCCTCAAACAGCACCAAGCTACATATGGATGAACTCAGTGCCACAAGGCCAACTGTACAATAACATATCTTTATTGTGCAAAGTTAACTCAACTTTCTCAAAACTTCAGTCCTGTGGCTCATTTGAACAATCtgttccactttaaaaaatatattgtagtGATGCCAACAGCTCCCATCATGCCTAGTACTGGACTGAGAATTTTGTAGGTTGCTGTTAAGTTACCTGTTTAATTTTCTACAACAGTGTTAGTGATGTGCCTCTTCATAACATTGTGGTTAATGATGGATATTGTAATATTCGTGTTAGTTTATAATTGACACTGTCAGTGAGTTGGCGGTTGCATTTCATCCTTCCAGGTgtatttcccttttcttttttgagtgaAATGCTTCCTGTGTTGACAATAAAAGATACCCATCACGTGGAACTGCAACCTGTCTCTACTTTGATAGAGGTCGGCacaatacatatacatatgtgACTATCTGATTAagatatgaataaaaacaagtaaaagtgGCTTAACATGCAAGCACTTTAATAAAAAGCATTGTGCAAGTGTTTGCAGTGGGGTTTTAAGAACAATGCAAGATCTTTAATAATGTATGTAAGGCCTAATATAGCTGTTGTAAAGCAAAATTGGCAGTTTTGCAATTTAAGATATCTGGGGCATTTATATACACAGTAGATTACACACACGGCCTTGGATCCATGACCGCTTGCAATATAATAACTCGCATGAAATACTGAACATACAAAAGCACACTATTTGTGGAAATAGTATTAGATCTGATGGTAAACTTGTATTGTACGCATGTACACAGGATAAAAGAGTAACCTCACAGTAACCTGTTGTACTGTCAACAACAACTGAAGCAGTCCAGCTAAACTTCCTAAACTGACCTACCGGTGGCCTACAACTAACCTTAACCCCTCAACctactttttgtcttttctgtttggAGCAGCTGGGCAGCAGAGACGGTGCAGCTAACGCTAGTTGATGATGTCAGCATACAATGATGCAGCAAACACCGAGGAGCCAAGTTTTTAACACCGAAGGCCGAAGCACTTAGAAAAAATAAGTTTCAAGAGAATCACTGAACATGCTATTTGATCCATGTCATGGATACAAaccaagaaaaatacaaaagccGAGCCGCTGACTCCAAATGAAGTGTTCAGATAAATGTATGAAATCGAAAGTGACCCCAGCAAGTCAAAACGAAAGTCAATGAGAATTTAAAACAAGGCAGAAATAGCAACGTCATTTCGTTAGAAATCCCTCGACATAATCTAAAAGCTAATGGCTAACAGAGTAATGACGGCGACGAAGAGACATTATTTCGTTCAAAGAGGCACTGAAAGGCAGCCATAATTGGAATGTAAACAATCAATGACTCGATTGCATACGATGCTAACGTTATGATGTTAGCTTCTGTGAGCTCTGTTGACAACCGACAAAACACATTAGCAGGCATTTCTAATATAGGTTTTCAGAATAAATAACACCATTAGCAGACAATGACCACGAAGAATACGAAACACGTCTAAAAAGATTCCGCGATTAACATGATCGATATGTTGATGATAACAGTTAGCTAGCTCTTAGCTAACGTCTTCTGGCTATTTGTGGCTAGGTGAAGCAAAAGCAGCCGATTATTATTCATTCTCGACTCTCACTGACCGTTTTAAATGCTGTCCTCAATTAGGTGACAGTTGATCAGACAGGATTGTCATTTATTCTTGACAAAAGAAGACCAGTttctcagagaaaaacaaagagacgaGGCTGGACTCTCGCACCGTGTCAGAACTGACAGGTGAGGAAACAAAAACTTCCGGGAGTCACTTGACTGCTGAagtcctttcaaaataaatgcacgGTGTAAATAAAACTGAGTGATATTTATGTCATGTCAAAAAGTGATTGTCTGCCAGAAAATGATTGCCGTCCGCGGGAGCACACTTAGCCTGTTAAAGTTGTATCGCCCAGTATTCACGTCTTCAGCCGCTCTCATGAATCAAACAGTTGtagcatgtaaatacacataacGTTCTGTCTGTGGTAAGAGCATAGGTATGTCTTTGTGAAAGTTTAATGTTTCGTTTGACCAGGCATGGCATTTACGCGATTATAGACAATATTTTTGTTCCCGTTGTCtgtatgtgtttaatatgtCTAAAATCTTGTTTACATCTGGAAAGTAGTCTATCATACTTTACGAATGGGTAACGTAAAAATAAAGGTATATGCTATTATCCTTATAAGCCTGCATTATTACCTGCA contains:
- the azi2 gene encoding 5-azacytidine-induced protein 2 isoform X2, whose amino-acid sequence is MEPLAVDDDICILKHETAYNTAGESPVSVCAGDESVASHFALVTAYEDIKKRLRDTERENTLLRKRVKQLEDKLFRPDAPPSEGPQYVNKAFSAYRGIYIEKEDLQMELNKLKKEKSESERLLTEQLQAKELELLQLRTEMETSQVMKSLNSPQDYWQVDRVSTELKIHKLQEELERVTLENSRLLERSGEELHGLNGPDLDQTCDTKYNARLSREAETFKGSFLPFCRERSMQQTYEALCCEVTRLHSELKHQTGLIRKLRPLISETRQAASTVPVQCLDDVEKNNNHHAIPRVSVPRPPSAPPLPSCSGRPCPPVCGPSGTLLPDSLREDCWYNGPWPTQSCSGEALMGSDTCSVVLPPPPLNQASLDDSSRSFPSPPKPSDAMFWEGHSAASNSSSSIGNCSPRSPPNAEWAKPY
- the azi2 gene encoding 5-azacytidine-induced protein 2 isoform X3; the encoded protein is MEPLAVDDDICILKHETAYNTAGESPVSVCAGDESVASHFALVTAYEDIKKRLRDTERENTLLRKRVKQLEDKLFRPDAPPSEGPQYVNKAFSAYRGIYIEKEDLQMELNKLKKEKSESERLLTEQLQAKELELLQLRTEMETSQGTVMKSLNSPQDYWQVDRVSTELKIHKLQEELERVTLENSRLLERSGEELHGLNGPDLDQTCDTKYNARERSMQQTYEALCCEVTRLHSELKHQTGLIRKLRPLISETRQAASTVPVQCLDDVEKNNNHHAIPRVSVPRPPSAPPLPSCSGRPCPPVCGPSGTLLPDSLREDCWYNGPWPTQSCSGEALMGSDTCSVVLPPPPLNQASLDDSSRSFPSPPKPSDAMFWEGHSAASNSSSSIGNCSPRSPPNAEWAKPY
- the azi2 gene encoding 5-azacytidine-induced protein 2 isoform X1, with translation MEPLAVDDDICILKHETAYNTAGESPVSVCAGDESVASHFALVTAYEDIKKRLRDTERENTLLRKRVKQLEDKLFRPDAPPSEGPQYVNKAFSAYRGIYIEKEDLQMELNKLKKEKSESERLLTEQLQAKELELLQLRTEMETSQGTVMKSLNSPQDYWQVDRVSTELKIHKLQEELERVTLENSRLLERSGEELHGLNGPDLDQTCDTKYNARLSREAETFKGSFLPFCRERSMQQTYEALCCEVTRLHSELKHQTGLIRKLRPLISETRQAASTVPVQCLDDVEKNNNHHAIPRVSVPRPPSAPPLPSCSGRPCPPVCGPSGTLLPDSLREDCWYNGPWPTQSCSGEALMGSDTCSVVLPPPPLNQASLDDSSRSFPSPPKPSDAMFWEGHSAASNSSSSIGNCSPRSPPNAEWAKPY
- the azi2 gene encoding 5-azacytidine-induced protein 2 isoform X4, with product MEPLAVDDDICILKHETAYNTAGESPVSVCAGDESVASHFALVTAYEDIKKRLRDTERENTLLRKRVKQLEDKLFRPDAPPSEGPQYVNKAFSAYRGIYIEKEDLQMELNKLKKEKSESERLLTEQLQAKELELLQLRTEMETSQVMKSLNSPQDYWQVDRVSTELKIHKLQEELERVTLENSRLLERSGEELHGLNGPDLDQTCDTKYNARERSMQQTYEALCCEVTRLHSELKHQTGLIRKLRPLISETRQAASTVPVQCLDDVEKNNNHHAIPRVSVPRPPSAPPLPSCSGRPCPPVCGPSGTLLPDSLREDCWYNGPWPTQSCSGEALMGSDTCSVVLPPPPLNQASLDDSSRSFPSPPKPSDAMFWEGHSAASNSSSSIGNCSPRSPPNAEWAKPY